A portion of the Bacillus sp. es.034 genome contains these proteins:
- a CDS encoding solute:sodium symporter family transporter: protein MFENGLLFTILSCVFFMGLVAWVSYIKTKGSLNDSTGYFLAGRGLTGTFIAGSLLLTNLSAEQLVGLNGQAFRANLSNMAWEVTAAFAIIIMALYLLPKYLGRSFTTLPEFLNQRYDKGVRQYTTILFMLGYVFVTIPSMLYSGALAVLKLFDVPELLGISYTQSIWLIVWTIGIIGSIYAIFGGLKAVAISDTLNGVGLLIIGILVPILGFYALGEGNILSGVKEIATKNPEKLNSIGSASDSVPFSTIFTGLLFANLFYWASNQYVIQRTLGAKNLAEGQKGVIISGFYKLLVPFMMMLPGVIAFHLYGDSLKSVDLAYPALINAVLPSYLTGFFLAVLLGAVLSSFNSLLNSAATLFALDIYKPQFNPEVSDQKLITISKWFGALLAVVSMCVSPLLINATDGLWDLIRRFTGFFNIPIIVVLLVGVFSKRIPAVAAKTVIILHVITYYMLVWGTGHLFGYTIDINFIHIYGILFVAEVALMLVIGWWKPMKKPYEYRYNPKVDMMPWKYSLPLSIVLMASVVQTYFIFSPIGLAYESAVISPYFWPATGGLFLLTAALIVWSLKSWNQKYRNYLLKNKTYKLNRTKKYTIQPNLNPIYSTKLLK, encoded by the coding sequence ATGTTTGAGAATGGTTTGCTTTTTACAATCTTATCCTGTGTATTTTTTATGGGATTGGTTGCGTGGGTTTCATACATAAAAACGAAGGGATCTTTGAATGATTCCACTGGTTATTTTCTGGCAGGGAGGGGGCTTACGGGAACGTTCATTGCCGGATCTCTGCTACTAACAAATTTATCGGCAGAACAGCTGGTCGGACTGAATGGACAGGCGTTTCGTGCGAACCTGTCGAACATGGCGTGGGAGGTAACCGCCGCATTCGCCATCATCATCATGGCCCTGTATTTGCTTCCGAAATATTTGGGGAGGAGCTTCACAACACTGCCTGAGTTCCTGAATCAGCGTTATGACAAGGGTGTCCGTCAATATACAACCATTCTCTTTATGCTTGGGTACGTGTTTGTCACAATTCCATCGATGCTCTATTCGGGGGCACTTGCTGTCTTGAAATTATTCGATGTTCCCGAACTGCTCGGTATTTCCTACACTCAATCGATTTGGCTGATTGTATGGACCATCGGGATCATCGGCAGTATCTATGCTATTTTCGGCGGACTGAAGGCTGTGGCCATCTCTGATACGTTGAATGGTGTAGGATTGCTGATCATTGGGATTCTCGTCCCGATACTAGGATTCTATGCTCTGGGGGAAGGGAACATCCTTTCCGGAGTGAAGGAAATTGCGACAAAGAACCCTGAGAAGTTGAATTCCATCGGGTCCGCTTCGGATTCCGTCCCGTTTTCAACCATCTTTACCGGTCTGCTTTTTGCAAATTTATTCTATTGGGCTTCCAATCAGTATGTCATTCAGCGTACCCTTGGAGCGAAGAACTTAGCGGAAGGACAGAAGGGTGTCATCATTTCAGGTTTCTATAAACTACTCGTTCCCTTTATGATGATGCTTCCCGGAGTCATTGCATTCCATCTGTATGGTGACTCTTTGAAAAGTGTCGACTTGGCATATCCGGCATTGATAAATGCCGTACTGCCATCTTATTTAACAGGGTTCTTCCTGGCTGTGTTGCTTGGAGCCGTGTTAAGCTCCTTTAATTCATTGCTGAACAGTGCAGCGACGCTATTTGCCCTTGATATTTACAAGCCTCAGTTCAATCCCGAGGTGAGCGATCAGAAATTGATCACGATCAGTAAATGGTTCGGAGCGCTCTTGGCCGTAGTATCCATGTGTGTATCCCCGTTACTGATCAATGCGACGGACGGATTATGGGACTTGATCCGACGATTCACCGGATTCTTTAATATTCCGATCATCGTGGTTTTACTTGTCGGTGTATTTTCAAAGCGGATCCCGGCAGTGGCTGCGAAAACGGTCATCATCCTTCATGTCATCACGTATTATATGCTCGTGTGGGGGACGGGACATCTATTCGGCTACACCATCGATATCAACTTCATTCACATCTATGGGATTCTCTTTGTAGCAGAAGTGGCCCTGATGCTTGTGATCGGCTGGTGGAAACCGATGAAGAAACCGTACGAATACCGTTATAATCCGAAAGTGGACATGATGCCATGGAAATACAGCCTTCCATTATCCATCGTCCTGATGGCTTCGGTCGTACAGACGTATTTCATCTTTTCACCGATCGGTCTTGCGTACGAGTCAGCGGTCATTTCACCTTATTTCTGGCCTGCCACCGGAGGACTGTTCCTCCTGACAGCAGCACTCATAGTCTGGTCGCTGAAAAGCTGGAACCAAAAATACAGAAACTATTTACTCAAAAACAAAACATACAAACTGAATCGGACAAAAAAATACACCATTCAACCAAACCTGAACCCAATCTACTCAACCAAATTGCTGAAATAA
- a CDS encoding nucleoside transporter C-terminal domain-containing protein: protein MSLVYGILSLLGVLFLAWLLSSKRSAIQWRTIVIGICLEFLLVLFVLKVPFGQTVLKKAALGVQKVIDYSNEGIMFVFGGFFEKGTNISFVFAINVLGAIIFISALISALYYLRIIPFFVKYIGIGLGKILGTTKVESFNAIGNSFLGLAEAPLLIKPYLVKLTRSELFAVMVGGTASASGAILIGYSLMGIDMKFLLLSVFSVPIVSLVISKIIEPETEESQTNGDISLGKTTHTNVFEAISEGALSGTQLAINIGGLLIAFIGILAAVNGLLGLVDTSLSTVFGYVFYPLALLVGIPMDEAFRAASIIGTKLSVNEFVAYKELSGMMSELSPKTVAILSVALCNFANLSSIGQLIVGLGSLEPTQRPMVSKLSLKAILAGTLASFITAIIISIFL from the coding sequence GTGAGTTTAGTGTATGGCATCCTATCATTACTTGGTGTTTTATTTCTGGCGTGGCTTCTGAGCAGCAAACGCTCAGCCATCCAATGGCGGACGATCGTCATCGGCATCTGCCTTGAATTTCTGCTTGTTTTATTTGTATTGAAGGTTCCATTTGGGCAAACAGTCTTGAAGAAAGCCGCCCTCGGTGTCCAGAAGGTCATTGATTACAGCAATGAAGGAATTATGTTTGTGTTCGGGGGCTTTTTTGAAAAAGGGACGAACATTTCATTCGTGTTCGCCATCAATGTGTTAGGAGCCATCATCTTTATTTCAGCTTTAATCTCTGCTCTTTATTACTTACGGATCATCCCGTTTTTTGTGAAATATATCGGAATTGGACTTGGAAAAATCCTGGGTACGACAAAGGTGGAATCCTTTAATGCAATCGGGAACTCGTTTCTTGGATTGGCGGAAGCTCCCCTGTTGATCAAGCCTTACTTAGTGAAATTGACACGCTCCGAGCTTTTTGCCGTCATGGTCGGGGGAACGGCTTCAGCAAGCGGAGCCATCCTGATCGGATACTCGTTGATGGGGATCGATATGAAGTTCCTTCTTTTATCTGTATTCAGTGTTCCCATCGTATCCCTTGTCATCTCGAAGATCATCGAGCCGGAAACGGAAGAATCTCAAACAAATGGAGACATTTCATTAGGAAAGACCACTCATACGAATGTATTCGAAGCGATATCCGAAGGAGCCCTGAGCGGTACACAATTAGCAATTAATATCGGTGGACTTCTGATTGCGTTCATCGGGATCCTTGCCGCTGTAAATGGATTATTGGGACTCGTCGATACGAGTCTTTCAACAGTATTCGGTTACGTATTCTATCCATTGGCACTACTCGTCGGCATTCCGATGGATGAAGCATTCCGTGCAGCGTCCATCATCGGGACGAAGCTTTCTGTGAACGAATTTGTGGCATACAAAGAGCTTTCAGGAATGATGAGCGAGCTTTCACCCAAGACGGTTGCGATTCTTTCAGTCGCTCTTTGTAATTTCGCCAACCTGTCTTCCATCGGTCAGCTGATCGTCGGACTTGGTTCTTTAGAGCCGACTCAACGGCCGATGGTGTCCAAGCTAAGCTTGAAAGCCATCCTTGCAGGAACCTTGGCAAGCTTTATCACAGCCATCATCATTAGTATATTTCTATAA
- a CDS encoding acyl-CoA thioesterase — MREKKTMKETKTSKTTHVLPPDTNHHGTLFGGKLMAYIDDVASIAATRHARKPVVTASTDSVDFLQPIKVGDAVTLEAMVTYTGRSSMEICVKVTSEVLLTGETNVAAISFLTFVALEGNKPAIIPEVVPETEEEKWLNETAQNRAEHRKARKKHSEELADFFRKAY; from the coding sequence TTGAGAGAAAAAAAGACCATGAAAGAAACGAAAACGAGTAAAACGACCCACGTTCTTCCACCTGATACGAACCATCATGGTACGCTGTTCGGTGGAAAACTGATGGCCTATATAGACGACGTGGCCTCCATTGCCGCTACCCGTCACGCCCGCAAACCCGTCGTAACGGCTTCCACGGATTCTGTCGACTTTCTTCAGCCCATCAAAGTAGGCGACGCTGTTACACTGGAAGCGATGGTCACTTATACCGGGCGCAGCTCCATGGAAATTTGTGTGAAGGTGACCTCTGAGGTCCTGTTGACAGGAGAAACCAATGTTGCCGCCATTTCCTTCTTGACGTTTGTAGCCCTGGAAGGAAATAAGCCGGCGATCATCCCTGAAGTCGTGCCGGAAACAGAAGAAGAGAAATGGCTGAATGAAACAGCCCAAAATCGTGCCGAGCACCGTAAAGCACGCAAAAAACATAGTGAAGAGCTTGCGGATTTTTTCCGTAAAGCGTATTAG
- a CDS encoding BMP family ABC transporter substrate-binding protein encodes MKNIISMFVLIMLITAGCSTPMTEETSTEKQHSIGILLSDTGLGDGSFNDSAFRGLERARDELGILFDYREAPDGNFEGALQELVEQDHELVIGLGFSIQDALEKVAAENPDQQFLLIDGFSEMDNITSITFKEHEGSFLLGMVAAMKSKTGTIGFISGADVPVIARFEQGYIQGAKYINPTIKVLKDNADNFGDAELGRQIAEKQMKQDADFIYPAAGFTGVGAIQAAQKAGKLSGGVDSDQYFIAEKSVVTSMVKKVDSAVFNLTKELIKDGKISQHAYELGLKEDGVGLAPIRVTSLSQEETKTLEEAKNKIISGDITINMP; translated from the coding sequence TTGAAGAATATAATCAGTATGTTTGTTCTGATCATGCTTATTACAGCAGGGTGTTCTACGCCTATGACAGAAGAAACCAGCACAGAGAAACAGCATAGTATCGGGATCCTTCTCTCGGACACAGGTCTTGGGGACGGGTCATTTAATGATTCTGCTTTCAGGGGGCTTGAACGTGCCCGTGACGAATTAGGTATTCTATTCGATTATAGAGAAGCTCCGGACGGAAATTTTGAAGGTGCCCTTCAGGAACTGGTGGAACAGGATCATGAACTTGTGATTGGTCTTGGATTTTCGATTCAGGATGCCCTGGAAAAGGTGGCAGCTGAAAATCCCGATCAACAGTTCCTATTGATTGACGGTTTTTCAGAGATGGATAATATTACGTCGATTACGTTTAAAGAGCATGAAGGAAGCTTCCTTCTCGGCATGGTTGCCGCCATGAAATCCAAGACAGGAACGATCGGATTCATCAGCGGAGCCGATGTACCGGTCATCGCACGCTTTGAACAAGGCTATATACAGGGTGCAAAATATATCAATCCCACTATTAAAGTGTTAAAGGACAATGCCGATAATTTCGGTGACGCAGAACTCGGCAGGCAGATTGCAGAGAAACAAATGAAACAGGACGCGGACTTTATTTACCCGGCTGCCGGTTTTACAGGGGTCGGGGCCATCCAGGCTGCTCAAAAAGCAGGAAAATTGTCCGGCGGAGTCGATTCGGATCAATATTTCATTGCCGAAAAATCAGTTGTCACTTCCATGGTCAAAAAAGTCGACAGCGCTGTTTTTAATCTCACAAAAGAACTTATCAAGGACGGAAAAATCTCTCAGCATGCTTATGAACTCGGTCTTAAAGAAGACGGTGTCGGCCTCGCGCCGATCCGCGTCACCAGTCTGTCTCAGGAGGAAACAAAAACACTGGAAGAGGCTAAAAACAAAATCATCTCGGGAGATATTACGATCAACATGCCATAA
- a CDS encoding HAMP domain-containing methyl-accepting chemotaxis protein, which translates to MPLKKRLLILGLIPLILSTIIIGYIVSQLISLQNSAKEDVQVLLETETLRGDLIVTKQALSNYSVNSTEENKQMVESLLEQTTAQTTELKKLISVKNQTRTLSSIETKFTELKSASDSALSEMNKAEIKRQSIRISGVLNDMYLLNKQTNDWYQGLLKENKNEIQFIVWASIIGFIVTIFLSLLASNLLTKRIVKPLNRMVENAERMAEGDLTITIDSAMEKNSRFEVDKLQTAFHHMVINLRRTVQSVHDIGSNVERFTQDVRSQMSNLTESSNQVALSTEELAKGSQSISEDIQSTASLMAVMGDDFARNVEQSAESSDSSKVAMTSVGNGRTSLNKQQEFAEMIAESSSSIMNSVESFAQYTGEIENAAQAVREIADQTNLLALNAAIEAARAGDAGKGFAVVAQEVRKLAEDSSVATERIGSMVGNIKQGIQSIMDASHKGKTLSTQQVDSMSMTEQAFEEISGNVSTIFDNLAKLERGMIASSERTNQVIAAVENISAITEETAAGTEEISSSTEEQLRYFERMNEQVGELNKMTIDMKKELERFTL; encoded by the coding sequence ATGCCACTAAAAAAACGATTACTGATCTTGGGGCTGATCCCCCTTATCCTTTCGACCATCATCATCGGCTACATCGTATCGCAGCTGATTTCCCTGCAGAATTCTGCAAAGGAAGATGTGCAGGTGCTGCTTGAAACGGAAACATTACGAGGGGATCTCATCGTTACAAAACAAGCCCTATCGAACTACTCGGTCAATTCGACGGAAGAAAATAAACAAATGGTCGAAAGCTTATTGGAACAAACCACAGCTCAAACCACTGAGTTGAAGAAACTCATTTCTGTTAAGAATCAAACACGGACCCTGTCTTCCATCGAGACTAAATTCACCGAACTGAAGTCTGCTTCGGATTCCGCTCTCAGTGAAATGAACAAAGCAGAGATCAAACGGCAGTCGATACGTATTTCAGGCGTTCTGAACGATATGTATCTACTGAACAAACAAACCAATGATTGGTACCAAGGTTTATTAAAAGAAAACAAAAATGAAATTCAATTCATCGTCTGGGCTTCCATCATCGGTTTTATCGTGACGATCTTTCTCTCTCTTTTAGCATCGAACCTGCTTACAAAAAGAATCGTCAAGCCGTTGAACCGGATGGTAGAAAACGCTGAGAGAATGGCCGAAGGGGATTTAACGATCACCATCGACTCAGCGATGGAAAAGAACAGCAGATTCGAAGTCGATAAGCTGCAAACGGCGTTTCACCATATGGTCATAAATCTTCGGAGAACGGTCCAATCTGTTCATGACATCGGATCCAATGTAGAAAGATTCACTCAGGATGTCCGCTCTCAAATGTCGAATCTGACGGAAAGCAGCAACCAGGTGGCACTTTCCACCGAAGAGCTCGCCAAAGGAAGCCAGTCGATTTCTGAGGATATCCAGTCCACCGCTTCCCTTATGGCTGTGATGGGTGATGACTTTGCCCGGAATGTCGAACAGAGTGCAGAATCTTCCGATAGCAGCAAAGTTGCGATGACCTCGGTCGGAAACGGTCGAACTTCCTTAAATAAGCAGCAAGAATTTGCGGAGATGATTGCCGAATCTTCATCCTCGATCATGAATTCGGTTGAATCCTTCGCCCAATATACCGGGGAAATTGAGAATGCCGCCCAGGCGGTCAGGGAAATTGCCGATCAAACGAACCTCCTTGCGCTGAATGCAGCAATCGAAGCGGCCCGTGCTGGAGACGCCGGGAAAGGTTTCGCCGTTGTGGCCCAGGAAGTGCGGAAGCTTGCGGAAGACTCTTCCGTTGCAACAGAGCGGATCGGCAGCATGGTTGGGAACATCAAACAGGGCATTCAGTCCATCATGGATGCTTCCCATAAAGGGAAGACCCTTTCCACCCAGCAGGTTGATTCCATGAGTATGACGGAGCAGGCTTTTGAAGAGATCTCTGGAAATGTTTCTACTATATTCGATAATCTCGCCAAGCTCGAGAGGGGAATGATTGCTTCTTCCGAACGAACCAATCAGGTGATCGCCGCCGTTGAAAACATTTCAGCCATCACGGAAGAAACCGCCGCCGGTACAGAAGAAATCTCTTCCTCAACGGAAGAACAGCTTCGATACTTTGAACGTATGAATGAGCAAGTTGGCGAATTGAACAAGATGACGATAGACATGAAGAAAGAGTTGGAGCGGTTTACGCTTTAG
- the mreBH gene encoding rod-share determining protein MreBH, which produces MLSNSEIGIDLGTANILVYSKNKGIILNEPSVVAIDTENKTVLAVGTEAKSMIGKTPGKIVAVRPLKDGVIADFDVTTEMLKQVMKKASKKLGFSIRKPTVVVCTPSGATSVERRAIQDAVRGSGAKSVTLIEEPVAAAIGADLPVGEPVANVIVDIGGGTTEVAIISYGGVVSCNTIRIGGDQMDEDIVQYVRKRYNLLIGERTAEMVKIEVGQALIDHEERTMDIRGRDLVTGLPKTIELSSNEIQDALKESLLHILETIRATLENCPPELSGDIVDRGVILTGGGALLNGLQDWLSQEIVVPVHLAPNPLESVAIGTGRSLSVIHKLQKVK; this is translated from the coding sequence ATGTTATCAAACTCTGAAATTGGGATCGATTTAGGAACAGCAAATATACTTGTTTATAGTAAAAATAAAGGAATTATACTTAATGAGCCATCTGTTGTGGCAATTGACACTGAAAACAAAACCGTATTGGCGGTTGGTACTGAAGCGAAAAGCATGATCGGGAAAACACCGGGAAAGATCGTGGCCGTACGCCCGCTTAAAGATGGTGTGATCGCCGACTTTGATGTGACGACTGAAATGTTGAAGCAAGTCATGAAAAAAGCGAGTAAAAAACTTGGATTTTCTATCCGCAAACCGACTGTTGTCGTATGTACGCCTTCTGGTGCTACAAGTGTTGAAAGAAGAGCGATTCAGGATGCTGTGAGAGGAAGCGGTGCGAAATCCGTTACCCTTATCGAAGAACCTGTAGCCGCTGCGATCGGGGCAGACTTACCGGTTGGAGAGCCTGTTGCCAACGTCATCGTGGACATCGGTGGTGGAACGACGGAAGTTGCAATCATCTCTTACGGTGGTGTGGTTTCTTGTAACACAATCCGTATCGGTGGAGATCAAATGGATGAAGATATCGTCCAGTACGTTCGTAAACGTTATAATCTTCTGATTGGTGAAAGAACGGCTGAAATGGTGAAAATCGAAGTAGGACAAGCTTTGATTGACCATGAGGAAAGAACGATGGATATCCGTGGACGTGATCTTGTCACTGGTCTTCCTAAAACAATCGAACTATCATCAAATGAAATTCAGGATGCATTGAAGGAATCCCTCCTTCACATCTTGGAAACGATCCGTGCGACGTTGGAAAATTGTCCTCCTGAACTGAGTGGTGATATTGTTGACCGCGGTGTGATTCTGACTGGTGGTGGAGCCCTATTGAACGGTCTTCAAGATTGGTTGAGCCAGGAAATCGTTGTACCGGTTCACTTAGCTCCCAACCCGCTTGAATCAGTGGCCATCGGAACAGGACGTTCCCTATCCGTTATTCACAAACTGCAAAAAGTAAAATAA
- a CDS encoding sigma-70 family RNA polymerase sigma factor codes for MPNDPQDIELYQHVLAKDPAALRQLYQRYEKLIYSFSYKMTGDREIAEEVIQEVFMKLWKKHSPYDHSKGKFSSWLLTMTRNTCLDAIRRRKKHESVEYIEKDSLQVTYETPAEQLEWKEKGNAIRDCIHSLKEDQQKIVQLFYYKGLTQASIAESTDTPLGTVKGRIRLALKHLHTCLKGKGGTFE; via the coding sequence ATGCCCAATGACCCACAGGATATAGAACTGTATCAACACGTTTTGGCAAAAGATCCGGCTGCACTGCGACAGCTTTATCAGCGATATGAAAAATTAATTTACTCCTTCTCATATAAAATGACAGGAGACCGTGAAATCGCCGAGGAAGTGATCCAGGAGGTTTTCATGAAGCTATGGAAGAAGCATTCCCCTTATGACCATAGCAAAGGAAAGTTTTCGTCATGGTTATTGACGATGACACGAAACACCTGTCTCGATGCGATCCGCAGACGAAAGAAACATGAATCGGTCGAATATATAGAGAAAGACTCCCTTCAGGTCACCTATGAAACGCCCGCCGAACAACTCGAATGGAAAGAGAAAGGGAACGCGATAAGGGACTGCATACATTCCCTGAAAGAGGACCAGCAAAAAATCGTTCAATTATTCTACTATAAAGGATTGACTCAAGCATCCATCGCCGAATCCACAGACACCCCACTCGGGACGGTTAAAGGAAGGATCCGTTTGGCCCTCAAACATTTACACACGTGTCTAAAAGGGAAAGGAGGTACATTCGAATGA
- a CDS encoding anti-sigma factor produces the protein MTTPQCDHLLDYYNGHLSQLEKAQFEKHLKSCPQCQEELHELEQLMDYMPFASDVVEPPKDLEDRVMAGILGEEKRTANAEPSSKKKKKTWFLPSVAAALFLSLIGNAYLFSQLEDQDEVVEQATIDQVVQYVDLAAVNGNAKGTASIIKQGAQTSMVVQASELQELSNEEVYQVWLIKDDQPERAGTFVTSKDGKGSVVFKFNEEFTKKDWDTVAITLEPDANSKLPQGDIVLASDI, from the coding sequence ATGACCACACCACAATGCGATCATTTACTGGATTACTACAACGGACATTTATCCCAACTCGAGAAAGCTCAATTTGAGAAACACCTGAAGAGCTGCCCCCAGTGTCAGGAGGAGCTTCATGAATTGGAGCAGTTAATGGACTATATGCCGTTCGCATCTGATGTTGTCGAACCTCCCAAGGACCTGGAAGACCGTGTGATGGCGGGCATCCTCGGAGAAGAGAAACGGACCGCAAATGCCGAGCCTTCATCCAAAAAGAAAAAGAAAACGTGGTTCCTCCCTTCTGTCGCTGCCGCTCTATTCCTTTCCTTGATCGGGAATGCCTATTTATTTTCACAGCTTGAAGATCAGGATGAAGTCGTGGAACAGGCAACGATTGATCAGGTCGTACAATATGTCGATCTGGCTGCAGTTAATGGAAATGCCAAGGGAACCGCAAGCATCATCAAGCAGGGTGCACAAACAAGCATGGTCGTCCAGGCTTCTGAACTTCAGGAACTTTCAAATGAAGAGGTGTATCAGGTCTGGCTCATTAAAGATGATCAACCTGAGCGCGCCGGTACATTCGTCACGAGCAAGGATGGAAAAGGTTCGGTTGTATTCAAATTCAACGAAGAGTTCACTAAGAAGGATTGGGATACGGTGGCGATCACCCTTGAACCCGATGCCAATAGTAAACTCCCTCAGGGAGACATCGTATTAGCATCCGACATTTAA
- a CDS encoding copper amine oxidase, translating to MKMKKSYLAVPLSMTLLIPTAGAVSAHNGEDHSMTKVDTPAGELRTTLDRLLTEHAYLAVEAMRRGAEGAEDFDAAAGALNDNAADLKGAIASVYGEEAGNQFNTIWTNHIGYFVDYVKATGANDQAAKDEALKNLSGYKEEFSNFLETATGERLKSDSLAEGLQMHINQLIGAFDSYVAGDYEKAYEYEREAIGHMGMVAKGLSSAITDQYPDKFENTMAVTPATDLRSTLNHLLTEHAALATMAMQNGIDGSKDFDASVNALNANTEDLSAAIASVYGEEAGNQFKDMWSKHIGFFVDYVKATGAKDEAAKEEAIKNLDGYRAEFSKFLETATDGRLKSDALADGLQMHVEQLIGAFDSYAAGDYDKAWDGIRMAYEHMLNPAKGLSGAFADQFPDKFKANMPSEMPNTGMGGTADNNEFPFEYLLAALLIIAGGTTLGMKKYASHKQ from the coding sequence ATGAAAATGAAAAAAAGTTATTTAGCCGTCCCATTAAGCATGACACTACTGATTCCAACTGCAGGTGCGGTATCAGCACACAACGGTGAAGATCACTCTATGACGAAAGTGGATACGCCGGCAGGCGAATTAAGAACCACATTGGATCGTCTACTTACAGAGCATGCATACTTAGCGGTTGAAGCGATGAGACGCGGAGCAGAAGGCGCTGAAGATTTCGACGCAGCAGCCGGTGCTTTAAATGATAATGCAGCCGACTTAAAAGGCGCAATCGCTTCTGTATATGGTGAAGAAGCCGGGAATCAGTTCAACACGATCTGGACGAACCATATCGGATACTTCGTTGATTATGTGAAAGCAACCGGTGCCAATGATCAGGCTGCCAAAGATGAAGCCCTTAAGAATCTATCGGGATATAAAGAAGAATTCTCTAATTTTCTTGAGACCGCAACAGGTGAACGATTAAAATCCGATAGTTTGGCAGAAGGACTTCAAATGCATATCAACCAGCTCATCGGTGCCTTTGACAGTTATGTAGCAGGAGATTATGAGAAAGCTTACGAATACGAACGTGAAGCGATCGGACATATGGGAATGGTAGCAAAAGGACTATCAAGTGCCATTACGGACCAATACCCGGACAAATTCGAAAACACGATGGCCGTGACTCCGGCAACGGATTTACGCTCTACGCTTAACCATCTGTTAACAGAGCATGCTGCCCTTGCGACAATGGCGATGCAGAATGGAATCGACGGTTCTAAAGACTTCGATGCTTCCGTTAATGCCCTGAATGCCAATACGGAAGACCTATCCGCAGCGATTGCTTCTGTATATGGTGAAGAGGCAGGAAACCAATTCAAAGACATGTGGTCAAAACATATCGGATTCTTCGTGGATTATGTAAAAGCGACCGGCGCTAAAGATGAAGCCGCAAAAGAAGAAGCAATCAAGAATCTTGATGGCTACCGTGCTGAATTCTCTAAATTCCTTGAAACAGCCACAGACGGCCGTTTAAAATCTGACGCTCTTGCAGATGGTCTTCAAATGCACGTTGAACAACTGATTGGTGCTTTCGACAGCTACGCGGCTGGTGACTATGATAAAGCATGGGATGGAATCCGTATGGCGTATGAGCATATGCTGAATCCTGCAAAAGGTTTATCAGGAGCATTTGCTGACCAATTCCCAGACAAATTCAAAGCAAACATGCCTTCTGAAATGCCGAACACTGGTATGGGTGGAACGGCTGACAACAATGAATTCCCATTCGAATACCTTCTTGCAGCTCTGCTGATCATCGCGGGTGGTACAACCCTTGGAATGAAAAAATACGCTTCACACAAACAATAA
- a CDS encoding class F sortase: protein MYTMRVVLLVLVLLPISACSAGISSNPTEEKAKTSEVQEKPTTQMASTTTSPSPFADTIIKDERSGIVPATIEIPAIDVSTSIEAVGLKENGEMAVTESFETTAWYQGGYKPGEPGNAVIGGHVDSRNGPAVFYKLNKLSKGDEIIVKNKEGEERTFVVMEKKEYPWDDAPMKSIFGYSPASSLNLITCTGDFDHSARNYSKRLVVYTELKS from the coding sequence ATGTATACTATGAGGGTTGTACTGCTTGTGCTTGTACTATTGCCCATTTCTGCGTGTTCTGCAGGAATTAGTTCAAATCCCACTGAAGAAAAGGCGAAAACCTCAGAGGTTCAGGAAAAACCGACAACTCAGATGGCCAGTACTACCACTTCGCCTTCTCCATTTGCAGATACGATCATTAAAGATGAAAGAAGCGGAATCGTACCGGCTACGATCGAAATCCCAGCCATCGATGTTTCCACATCAATAGAAGCTGTAGGATTGAAGGAAAATGGTGAAATGGCCGTAACAGAAAGTTTTGAGACGACTGCTTGGTATCAGGGTGGTTACAAGCCCGGCGAACCTGGTAATGCCGTGATCGGCGGTCATGTGGACAGCCGAAATGGTCCCGCCGTTTTTTATAAGCTGAATAAACTTTCAAAGGGCGATGAAATCATCGTCAAAAATAAAGAAGGTGAAGAGCGAACTTTTGTGGTCATGGAAAAGAAGGAATACCCATGGGATGATGCCCCCATGAAATCCATCTTTGGCTACTCCCCTGCAAGCTCTCTCAATCTCATTACCTGTACCGGGGACTTTGACCATTCTGCACGGAATTACAGCAAACGGCTGGTCGTCTATACTGAATTGAAGTCCTGA